One Chryseobacterium indoltheticum DNA segment encodes these proteins:
- a CDS encoding ABC transporter ATP-binding protein, translating into MKILLNYLKPYKWLIIASLLLASINQVFSLFAPAITGNILDKLVNQPNYFDKEKLIPRTLNEYLYGTDIYHGVFYFLGLLIGTAMISRIAKAFQDYVVSVIIQKFGAQIFTDGLQHSMRLPFQEFEDQRSGETLSILTKVREDSVKFINNFVNVFFGILVSIIFVSIYAIRLHWSIMPVYVVGIILIAVITNLLSKRIKTIQKNIVTETTALAGSTTESLRNIEIVKSLGLTNQEVERLNNNTYKILNLELRKVKRIRSLSFVQGTLVNFLQQVITFTLLLLIFKNIVTPGQYLSLMFYGFFIFGPMQEIGNIIISYREAEASLQNFDRVMKKEVEPKPLTPKKIGAIEELEFQNVSFQHQSAHYKALNAISFDVKNGETIAFVGPSGSGKSTLVKLLVGLYRPQEGSIFYNNVDGKEFDFDELRNQIGFVTQDTQLFAGTIRENLLFVNPSATEEDLQLALKKSSCTALLERAEKGIETVIGEGGLKLSGGEKQRIAIARALLRKPHLLIFDEATSALDSITEEEITTTIKEISKEKEQITVLIAHRLSTIMHADRIYVLERGHVIETGSHLQLIEEKGLYYAMWRQQIGERKTLA; encoded by the coding sequence ATGAAAATTCTATTAAATTACTTAAAACCATATAAATGGCTGATTATTGCTTCGCTGTTGTTAGCTTCTATCAATCAAGTATTTTCGCTATTTGCACCTGCTATAACGGGGAATATTTTGGATAAATTGGTTAACCAACCTAATTATTTTGACAAAGAAAAACTGATCCCAAGAACGTTGAATGAATATCTCTACGGAACCGATATTTATCATGGAGTATTCTATTTTTTAGGTCTATTGATCGGAACGGCAATGATCAGCAGAATCGCCAAAGCATTTCAGGATTATGTAGTAAGTGTAATTATCCAAAAATTTGGTGCTCAGATTTTCACCGATGGTCTACAACATTCTATGAGATTGCCTTTTCAGGAATTTGAAGATCAAAGAAGTGGCGAAACGCTTTCTATTTTAACTAAAGTACGAGAAGATTCTGTGAAGTTTATCAATAATTTCGTTAATGTATTTTTTGGAATTTTGGTGAGTATTATTTTCGTTTCTATTTACGCCATTCGTTTGCACTGGTCGATTATGCCTGTTTATGTAGTCGGAATTATTCTTATCGCTGTTATAACTAATTTGCTGAGTAAAAGAATTAAAACCATCCAAAAAAATATTGTTACCGAAACGACAGCTTTGGCAGGAAGCACCACTGAAAGCCTTAGAAACATTGAAATTGTAAAAAGTTTGGGACTGACCAATCAGGAAGTTGAAAGGTTGAATAACAACACTTACAAGATCCTGAATTTGGAATTGAGAAAAGTAAAAAGGATCCGCTCGTTGAGTTTTGTACAAGGAACTTTGGTTAATTTTTTACAACAAGTCATTACTTTCACTTTATTATTATTGATTTTTAAAAACATTGTCACTCCAGGACAATATTTATCACTGATGTTTTACGGATTCTTTATTTTCGGACCGATGCAGGAAATAGGTAACATTATTATTTCTTATCGTGAAGCCGAAGCATCGCTTCAAAATTTTGACCGGGTGATGAAAAAAGAAGTTGAGCCCAAACCTTTGACCCCGAAAAAAATCGGAGCCATTGAAGAGTTGGAATTCCAGAATGTTTCTTTTCAGCATCAAAGTGCTCATTATAAAGCGTTGAATGCTATTTCATTTGATGTAAAAAATGGTGAAACGATTGCTTTTGTAGGGCCAAGTGGCTCAGGGAAAAGTACGTTGGTAAAATTATTAGTTGGATTATACAGACCACAGGAAGGAAGTATTTTTTATAATAATGTTGACGGAAAAGAATTTGATTTTGATGAATTGCGTAATCAAATTGGTTTTGTAACACAGGACACTCAACTTTTTGCCGGAACAATAAGAGAAAATCTTTTGTTTGTGAATCCTTCTGCAACGGAAGAAGATCTTCAATTAGCTTTAAAAAAATCAAGCTGTACCGCTCTTTTAGAACGCGCTGAAAAAGGAATTGAAACTGTAATCGGTGAAGGTGGATTAAAATTAAGCGGTGGTGAAAAACAAAGAATCGCCATTGCAAGAGCTTTGTTGAGAAAACCTCATCTTCTTATTTTCGATGAAGCAACTTCTGCTTTAGACAGTATTACCGAAGAAGAAATTACAACCACGATTAAAGAAATTTCTAAAGAAAAAGAACAAATCACTGTTTTGATCGCACACCGATTAAGTACGATTATGCACGCAGACAGAATTTATGTCTTGGAACGCGGGCATGTCATCGAAACGGGTTCTCACTTACAATTAATTGAAGAAAAAGGATTGTATTATGCCATGTGGAGACAACAGATTGGAGAGAGAAAAACTTTGGCGTAG
- a CDS encoding CoA transferase subunit B, which yields MLTKEQIAQRISKEVKDGYYVNLGIGIPTLVANYVPDNLSVEFQSENGVLGMGPFPFEGEEDADIINAGKQTITILDGGSFFDSAFSFGMIRSQKVDLTILGAMEVSENGDIANWKIPGKMVKGMGGAMDLVASAENIIVAMMHVNKAGESKILKKCSLPLTGINCVKKVVTELAVLDVTPAGFKLVERAPGVSVEHIIKSTEADLIIEGEIPEMQF from the coding sequence ATGCTAACTAAAGAACAAATTGCACAAAGAATTTCAAAAGAAGTAAAAGACGGATATTATGTAAATTTAGGAATCGGAATTCCAACATTGGTTGCCAATTACGTTCCTGATAATCTTTCAGTAGAGTTTCAAAGCGAAAACGGCGTTTTAGGAATGGGGCCATTTCCTTTTGAAGGCGAAGAAGATGCCGACATTATCAACGCCGGAAAACAGACGATTACCATTCTTGATGGCGGTTCATTTTTCGATTCAGCATTCAGTTTTGGGATGATCAGAAGCCAAAAAGTTGATTTGACCATTCTTGGAGCAATGGAAGTTTCAGAAAACGGAGACATTGCCAACTGGAAAATTCCGGGAAAAATGGTGAAAGGAATGGGAGGAGCAATGGATTTGGTAGCTTCTGCTGAAAATATTATCGTTGCAATGATGCACGTAAACAAAGCAGGAGAAAGCAAAATTCTAAAGAAATGTTCACTTCCTTTAACCGGAATTAACTGTGTGAAAAAAGTAGTTACTGAATTAGCAGTTCTTGATGTGACTCCAGCTGGTTTCAAATTGGTTGAAAGAGCTCCCGGAGTTTCAGTAGAACACATCATCAAATCTACAGAAGCAGATTTGATCATTGAAGGCGAAATTCCTGAAATGCAATTTTAA
- a CDS encoding DUF4197 domain-containing protein, whose translation MKKTVFLAAGLLFSVSAQAQILDIIKSTVKNQTGVDLSNPKTTTTKWPTTTQQTPTKNNSSVNLGSLTSTQISSGLKEALNLGVTEGVKKLGVTDGFLKNEAVKILMPEKLRVIDTKLRAFGLGSLADQGVKLLNRAAEDAVTESAPIFTKAITSMTITDAKNILLGGDNAATNYLQTKTQSQLFTAFQPKVKASLGKVGADKVWTNLISKYNTLTGQAVSTDLNEYVTNETINGVFKMVAEKESGIRNNSVMRTSSILQKVFGAQDGK comes from the coding sequence ATGAAAAAAACTGTTTTCTTAGCTGCCGGACTATTATTCTCAGTCTCAGCACAAGCACAAATTTTAGATATTATAAAATCTACTGTTAAAAACCAAACCGGTGTTGATTTAAGTAATCCTAAAACCACCACAACAAAGTGGCCTACAACAACTCAGCAAACTCCCACAAAAAACAATTCGTCAGTAAATCTCGGAAGCCTTACTTCAACCCAAATCTCATCAGGTTTAAAGGAAGCTTTAAATTTAGGTGTAACTGAAGGTGTGAAAAAATTAGGTGTTACCGATGGTTTCCTTAAAAATGAAGCAGTAAAAATTTTAATGCCCGAAAAATTAAGAGTGATTGACACCAAACTTCGTGCTTTTGGATTGGGAAGCTTGGCTGATCAAGGTGTAAAACTGCTCAACAGAGCCGCTGAAGATGCCGTTACAGAATCTGCTCCGATCTTCACAAAAGCGATTACGTCGATGACAATTACAGATGCCAAAAATATTTTATTGGGAGGTGATAATGCAGCGACTAACTATTTGCAAACAAAAACGCAATCTCAACTTTTCACAGCTTTTCAGCCAAAAGTAAAAGCTTCTTTGGGAAAAGTCGGCGCCGATAAAGTCTGGACTAATTTGATTTCAAAATACAACACTTTAACAGGACAAGCCGTTTCTACCGATCTTAATGAATATGTAACCAACGAAACAATTAACGGTGTTTTTAAAATGGTAGCCGAAAAAGAAAGCGGTATCAGAAATAATTCTGTGATGAGAACATCGAGTATTTTGCAGAAGGTTTTTGGGGCGCAGGATGGGAAGTAA
- a CDS encoding glycoside hydrolase family 20 protein, giving the protein MKRFLLLFSMIFSGLLFSQTQLNLIPYPQKVIINKGTSEIPNQILVREVNNDSLHLQVKVYNDFLKNDSIRFLVSNHGVPKDTFVGLEKVKSEVDGSNDGYKLEINDKRISIKYHNENGKFYAFQTLIQLIKQFSTGKKIPNLLIEDSPKFAWRGMHLDVCRHFFTVEEVKQYIDYLAMYKLNTFHWHLTDDQGWRIEIKKHPKLTQIGSKRKQSMIGAYVDDTFDGKPYGPYFYTQDQIKEVVKYATERHITVVPEIEMPGHALAALSAYPELACTKGPFESATKWGVFDDVFCPKEETFTFLQNVLDEVIQLFPSQYIHIGGDECPKTRWKECAHCQELIKKNNLKDEHGLQSYFIQRIEKYVNSKGRKIIGWDEILEGGLAPNAAVMSWTGIKGGTEAAKSGHFAVMTPGSYCYFDHYQGDPQTEPNAFGGFTPLEKVYSYNPIPSELNAEQSKYILGVQANLWTEYILDFKQVQYMIFPRLFALSEVGWGTSNPENYKEFENRVVEHFKILDKMNINYAKSIYNISGKVIPSKNGVSYELSTSQNPNGIKYAIDGSEPKSNSATYQNPIPVSQSMTIKSAYFENGVLKSAISSQDFKTSKTTGKSITLEHQPSENYSFGGAFTLVDGIIGNVKQLGKTWLGFQGKDVVATIDLGEKTQFSEVYFNTLDNKGSWIHFAKSATISISDDGKNFKTIKEIGKNEILKAKGKINLKVGNQSAKFIKIKIGNAGIIPAGNPGADSKAWLFVDEIGAQ; this is encoded by the coding sequence ATGAAACGTTTTTTACTTCTATTTTCTATGATATTTTCGGGGTTACTATTTTCTCAAACTCAATTGAATTTAATTCCTTATCCTCAAAAAGTTATTATAAATAAAGGAACGAGTGAAATTCCAAATCAAATATTAGTTAGAGAAGTAAATAATGATTCTCTTCATTTACAAGTTAAGGTTTATAATGATTTTCTTAAAAATGATTCAATTCGTTTTTTAGTTTCAAATCATGGTGTACCTAAGGATACTTTTGTAGGTTTAGAAAAAGTGAAATCTGAAGTTGATGGAAGTAATGATGGATATAAATTAGAAATTAATGATAAAAGAATTTCAATCAAATATCATAATGAAAATGGGAAATTCTATGCTTTTCAGACATTAATTCAATTGATTAAACAGTTTTCAACTGGAAAAAAAATACCAAATTTATTAATTGAAGATTCTCCAAAATTTGCTTGGCGTGGAATGCATCTCGATGTTTGCCGCCATTTCTTTACCGTTGAAGAAGTAAAGCAGTACATTGATTATTTGGCGATGTACAAACTGAATACTTTTCATTGGCATTTAACGGATGATCAAGGCTGGAGAATTGAAATAAAAAAACATCCAAAACTCACACAAATTGGCTCAAAACGTAAACAATCAATGATTGGAGCGTATGTCGACGATACGTTTGACGGAAAACCTTACGGTCCCTATTTTTATACGCAAGATCAAATTAAAGAAGTTGTAAAATATGCAACAGAAAGACACATTACAGTAGTTCCTGAAATAGAAATGCCGGGCCATGCCTTGGCTGCACTTTCAGCGTATCCTGAATTGGCTTGTACAAAAGGTCCTTTTGAATCGGCTACAAAATGGGGTGTTTTTGATGATGTTTTCTGTCCGAAAGAAGAAACTTTTACGTTTTTACAAAATGTTTTGGATGAAGTGATCCAACTTTTTCCATCGCAATATATTCACATCGGTGGTGACGAATGTCCTAAAACAAGATGGAAAGAATGTGCGCATTGTCAGGAATTAATTAAGAAAAACAATCTGAAAGATGAGCACGGTTTACAAAGTTATTTCATTCAACGAATTGAAAAATATGTCAACTCTAAAGGACGAAAAATCATCGGCTGGGATGAGATTTTAGAAGGTGGGTTAGCGCCAAACGCAGCTGTAATGAGCTGGACAGGTATCAAAGGTGGAACTGAAGCTGCAAAGTCAGGACATTTTGCTGTAATGACGCCGGGCTCTTATTGCTATTTTGACCATTATCAGGGTGACCCGCAAACCGAACCAAATGCTTTTGGAGGTTTTACGCCTTTGGAAAAAGTGTATTCTTACAACCCGATTCCTTCTGAATTGAATGCTGAACAGTCAAAATATATTTTGGGAGTTCAGGCTAATTTATGGACGGAATATATTCTGGATTTTAAACAGGTTCAGTATATGATTTTTCCGAGATTGTTTGCACTTTCTGAAGTGGGTTGGGGAACTTCAAATCCTGAAAATTACAAGGAGTTTGAAAACAGAGTGGTGGAGCATTTTAAAATTTTAGATAAAATGAACATCAATTATGCGAAAAGTATCTATAATATTTCAGGAAAAGTAATTCCTAGTAAAAATGGAGTTTCTTACGAACTTTCAACCTCACAAAATCCGAACGGAATTAAATATGCGATTGATGGAAGTGAGCCAAAATCAAATTCTGCAACTTATCAGAATCCCATTCCTGTTTCACAATCAATGACTATAAAATCTGCTTATTTTGAAAATGGAGTATTGAAAAGTGCAATATCTTCCCAAGATTTTAAAACTTCAAAAACTACGGGTAAATCAATTACTTTAGAACACCAGCCAAGTGAAAATTATTCTTTTGGCGGAGCTTTCACGTTGGTTGACGGAATTATCGGAAACGTAAAACAATTAGGAAAAACATGGCTGGGTTTTCAAGGTAAAGATGTTGTAGCGACAATTGATTTAGGTGAAAAAACACAATTCTCAGAAGTTTACTTCAATACGTTGGATAACAAAGGAAGCTGGATTCATTTTGCAAAATCAGCAACAATTTCAATTTCTGACGACGGTAAAAATTTTAAAACGATTAAAGAAATCGGTAAGAATGAAATTCTTAAAGCCAAAGGAAAAATAAATCTGAAAGTTGGCAATCAGAGTGCTAAATTTATTAAAATTAAAATAGGAAATGCAGGAATTATTCCCGCAGGAAATCCCGGTGCAGACTCAAAAGCATGGCTTTTCGTAGACGAAATCGGAGCGCAATAA
- a CDS encoding isoaspartyl peptidase/L-asparaginase family protein produces the protein MNSRRKFLKTTGILSSALLLNPLDLIAKDSSEKNDKVINKPIVLSTWNFGLKANEEAWTILGKGGRALDAVEKGVRLVENDPDERSVGYGGRPDRDGRVTLDACIMDENYNIGSVACLENIKNPISVARAVMEKTPHVMLVGDGALQFAVSQGFKKENILTAESEKEWKEWLKDSKYQPIVNIENHDTIGMIALDAQGNLSGACTTSGMAFKMHGRVGDSPIIGAGLFVDNEVGAATATGHGEEVIRTVGTHLVVELMRQGRNPQQACKEAVERIVNITKKRNKSLKDIQVGFIAINKKGEYGSYCIQDGFNFAVYDQKGNRLEKPEFALK, from the coding sequence ATGAATTCAAGAAGAAAATTTTTAAAAACTACAGGAATATTATCATCCGCTTTATTGCTGAATCCATTGGATTTGATTGCTAAAGATTCATCAGAGAAAAATGATAAAGTAATAAACAAACCGATCGTACTTTCAACCTGGAATTTTGGTTTAAAAGCCAATGAAGAAGCATGGACAATTCTTGGAAAAGGTGGAAGAGCTTTGGATGCCGTTGAAAAAGGCGTTCGTCTGGTTGAAAATGATCCCGACGAAAGAAGTGTCGGATACGGCGGCAGACCCGACAGAGACGGAAGAGTAACGCTTGATGCCTGTATTATGGATGAAAATTATAACATTGGTTCAGTGGCTTGTCTCGAAAATATTAAAAATCCAATTTCTGTAGCAAGAGCGGTGATGGAAAAAACGCCTCACGTGATGTTGGTGGGTGATGGAGCATTACAGTTTGCCGTTTCTCAAGGTTTTAAAAAAGAAAATATTCTCACCGCAGAATCTGAAAAAGAATGGAAAGAATGGTTGAAAGACAGCAAATATCAACCGATTGTCAATATTGAAAATCACGACACAATTGGGATGATTGCGCTCGATGCTCAGGGAAATCTTTCCGGAGCTTGTACAACGAGCGGAATGGCTTTTAAAATGCATGGAAGGGTAGGAGACTCGCCAATTATCGGCGCCGGTTTATTTGTTGATAACGAAGTTGGTGCAGCAACAGCAACCGGTCATGGTGAAGAAGTCATCAGAACAGTTGGAACTCATTTGGTAGTTGAATTGATGCGACAGGGAAGAAATCCGCAACAAGCGTGTAAAGAAGCGGTTGAAAGAATCGTGAATATTACTAAAAAAAGAAATAAAAGTTTAAAAGATATTCAGGTTGGTTTTATTGCGATTAATAAAAAAGGTGAATATGGTTCTTATTGTATTCAGGACGGGTTTAATTTTGCGGTGTACGACCAAAAAGGAAATCGTCTCGAAAAGCCGGAATTTGCTTTAAAATAG
- a CDS encoding copper homeostasis protein CutC, translating to MFLEIATFDITSAEIALNSVADRLEFCADINSGGITPDLEELRYLKEKYSKPIHVMIRPVGGGFLYTESEFREMQKSIIEFSKANADGFVFGILDEDQEIDIEKNKILIDLANGKPCVFHRAIDRTKNIFESTEKLIELGFKEILTSGGENSAMEGKENLKKLVEGYSDDIKILIGGGVRSNNISELKNVTHGQYFHSSAVLSYESFANADEIKKLKVNL from the coding sequence ATGTTCCTAGAAATTGCCACATTCGATATCACTTCTGCCGAAATTGCTTTAAATTCTGTTGCCGACAGACTTGAATTTTGTGCAGACATCAATTCAGGAGGAATTACTCCCGATCTGGAAGAATTGAGATATTTAAAAGAAAAATATTCGAAACCGATTCATGTAATGATTCGTCCTGTAGGCGGAGGTTTTTTATATACCGAATCAGAATTCAGGGAAATGCAAAAAAGTATTATTGAGTTTTCTAAAGCCAATGCAGACGGTTTTGTTTTCGGGATTTTAGATGAAGACCAGGAAATTGATATTGAAAAAAATAAAATTTTAATCGATTTAGCCAACGGAAAACCTTGTGTTTTTCACAGAGCTATTGACCGGACTAAAAATATTTTTGAATCTACAGAAAAACTAATTGAATTAGGTTTTAAAGAAATTCTTACTTCCGGCGGAGAAAATTCTGCAATGGAAGGAAAAGAAAATTTAAAAAAGCTTGTTGAAGGTTATTCTGATGACATCAAAATCTTGATTGGAGGTGGTGTTCGTTCCAATAATATTTCAGAATTAAAAAATGTAACTCATGGCCAATATTTTCATTCTTCAGCAGTTTTATCTTATGAATCGTTTGCCAATGCGGATGAAATTAAGAAATTAAAAGTTAATTTGTGA
- a CDS encoding GxxExxY protein, with protein MTENELSYKIIGAALEVRKTLGVGLLENVYEVALAYELKELGLKVESQLVLPLKYKNETISNAYRIDLMIENKIIIEIKSVLELHPVFYSQVLTYLKLTDIKLGLLINFNTPLIKDGIHRIVNKL; from the coding sequence ATGACAGAAAACGAATTATCTTATAAAATTATCGGAGCAGCTTTAGAAGTTCGTAAAACTTTGGGAGTTGGCTTACTCGAAAACGTCTATGAAGTTGCTTTGGCTTATGAATTAAAAGAGCTTGGTTTGAAGGTTGAAAGTCAGTTAGTACTTCCTCTAAAATATAAAAATGAAACAATCAGCAACGCTTATAGAATCGATTTGATGATAGAGAACAAAATAATTATTGAGATAAAATCTGTTTTAGAATTACATCCAGTTTTTTATTCTCAAGTTTTGACGTATTTGAAGCTAACTGATATAAAACTAGGTCTTCTCATTAATTTTAATACGCCATTAATCAAAGACGGAATCCATAGAATTGTAAATAAACTGTAG
- a CDS encoding beta-mannosidase has translation MNKTILLALLLIQTLIKAQFSDRNLSSEKWQFKNSKENKWLTASVPGTVHLDLMNNKLIPDPYKDENEKKVQWVENEDWDYQTVFKISAKELENQNADLIFHGLDTFSEIYLNGKLLKKTDNMFRTWKIPVKNYLKVGNNILQIKFKSSVHIGKDLAKKVPFTMPESPRSFVRKAQYQFGWDWGPRLVTAGIWKDVKLNFWNQAKMENVKVEQKNLTEQTANLNIHAQIFAEQNGKYSFLINNETRDVFLQQGLNKISIPFQITNPNLWQPNGWGEPTLYDLKVSLKKDSKTLSSKSERIGLRTIELIQENDEKGKSFYFKVNGNPMYAKGTNWIPSDSFTPRITKEKYKKLIQDCKDANMNMIRVWGGGIYEDDEFYKACDENGILVWQDFMFAGSFYPSDENFLNNVREEVKDQVNRLQNHPSIALWCGNNEIDEAIVNWGYQKQFKYSKEDSLQVWKDYKKVFHEVIPNAINEFATKDKSIYWESSPSIGWGHKESLTEGDSHYWGVWWGEFPFEIYNEKVPRFASEYGFQGMPSLETVKSMYSGNPDLSLENPIIKAHEKNARGFHIINEYMKRDYVVPKDFVKYNYVSQLLQARGMQIAIEAHRRAKPYNMGTLYWQLNDCWPVISWSSIDYLGNWKALHYQVKRSFENQVILTEEKEGVLNFYAINDELKKFEDVSLIVYAKKFNGDIIVRRTTDCKRRVLDGILKLASPKTSFFITESERDNSFLNLILVDKKGNKITESNHFFSKPKDLKLTKPNITIKKISPTEIEISTDVFAKDVYLMGDTHFSDNFFDLLPKTSKRITLSKPLKSVEVMTLWDTMNE, from the coding sequence ATGAACAAAACAATACTTCTTGCTTTACTTCTCATTCAAACATTAATCAAAGCACAATTTTCAGATCGGAATTTATCTTCTGAAAAATGGCAGTTCAAAAACTCCAAAGAAAATAAATGGCTCACGGCTTCCGTGCCCGGAACGGTTCATTTGGATTTGATGAATAACAAACTTATTCCCGATCCTTATAAAGATGAAAATGAGAAAAAAGTACAGTGGGTTGAAAATGAAGATTGGGATTATCAGACGGTTTTTAAAATTTCTGCTAAAGAATTAGAAAATCAGAATGCGGATTTGATTTTTCATGGGCTGGATACGTTTTCTGAAATTTATTTAAATGGAAAACTGCTGAAGAAAACCGATAACATGTTCAGAACCTGGAAAATTCCTGTGAAAAATTATTTAAAAGTTGGAAATAATATTTTACAGATTAAATTTAAATCTTCAGTACATATTGGAAAAGATTTAGCGAAAAAAGTTCCGTTTACAATGCCGGAATCGCCACGAAGTTTTGTGAGAAAAGCACAATATCAGTTCGGTTGGGATTGGGGACCGAGATTGGTCACTGCAGGAATTTGGAAAGATGTAAAATTGAATTTCTGGAATCAGGCAAAGATGGAAAACGTAAAAGTAGAGCAGAAAAATTTAACAGAACAAACGGCAAATCTTAATATTCACGCTCAAATTTTCGCTGAGCAAAACGGAAAGTATAGTTTTTTAATCAATAATGAAACGCGTGATGTTTTTTTACAACAAGGTTTAAATAAGATTTCAATTCCTTTTCAGATTACAAATCCAAATCTATGGCAACCCAACGGTTGGGGTGAACCTACTTTGTATGATTTAAAAGTTTCTCTTAAAAAAGATTCAAAAACTCTAAGTTCTAAATCTGAAAGAATTGGGCTAAGAACTATAGAATTAATTCAGGAAAATGACGAAAAAGGAAAATCGTTTTACTTTAAAGTCAATGGAAACCCGATGTACGCAAAGGGAACCAACTGGATTCCGTCTGACAGTTTTACACCGCGAATTACCAAAGAAAAATATAAAAAACTTATCCAAGATTGTAAAGATGCCAACATGAATATGATTCGTGTTTGGGGTGGCGGAATTTATGAAGATGACGAATTTTACAAAGCCTGCGACGAAAACGGTATTCTGGTTTGGCAGGATTTTATGTTTGCCGGAAGTTTTTATCCGTCAGATGAAAATTTTTTGAATAATGTAAGAGAGGAAGTTAAAGATCAGGTTAACCGACTTCAAAATCATCCGTCGATTGCTTTGTGGTGCGGAAATAACGAAATTGATGAAGCCATTGTCAATTGGGGATATCAGAAGCAATTCAAATATTCAAAAGAAGATTCATTGCAGGTCTGGAAAGATTACAAAAAGGTTTTTCATGAAGTAATTCCGAATGCGATTAATGAGTTTGCAACAAAAGACAAATCAATTTATTGGGAAAGTTCGCCATCGATTGGTTGGGGTCACAAGGAAAGTTTAACTGAAGGCGATTCTCATTATTGGGGCGTTTGGTGGGGTGAGTTTCCGTTTGAAATTTACAATGAAAAAGTTCCAAGATTTGCTTCAGAATATGGTTTTCAGGGAATGCCGAGTTTAGAAACCGTTAAATCAATGTATTCAGGAAATCCTGATTTAAGTTTAGAGAATCCAATAATTAAAGCGCACGAAAAAAATGCGAGAGGTTTTCATATTATTAATGAATACATGAAGCGTGATTATGTGGTTCCAAAAGATTTTGTGAAATACAATTATGTTTCCCAACTGCTTCAGGCTCGTGGAATGCAGATTGCGATTGAAGCACACCGACGTGCAAAACCATACAATATGGGAACTCTGTATTGGCAGTTAAACGATTGTTGGCCTGTAATTTCTTGGTCGTCGATTGATTATTTGGGAAACTGGAAAGCTTTGCATTATCAGGTTAAAAGAAGCTTTGAAAATCAGGTAATTTTAACGGAAGAAAAAGAGGGCGTTTTAAATTTTTATGCCATTAATGATGAATTAAAAAAGTTTGAGGATGTTTCATTAATTGTTTATGCTAAAAAATTTAATGGAGACATAATCGTAAGAAGAACAACTGATTGTAAGAGGAGAGTTTTAGATGGAATTTTAAAATTAGCATCTCCAAAAACTTCATTTTTTATTACTGAATCAGAAAGAGATAATTCATTTTTAAACTTAATTTTAGTAGATAAAAAAGGTAATAAAATTACAGAATCAAATCATTTTTTCTCAAAACCAAAAGATTTAAAGCTTACAAAACCCAATATTACCATCAAGAAAATTTCTCCAACTGAAATCGAAATTTCAACTGATGTGTTTGCGAAAGATGTTTATTTGATGGGAGATACTCATTTTAGTGACAATTTTTTCGATTTGCTTCCAAAAACTTCAAAAAGAATTACCCTTTCAAAACCATTAAAAAGCGTTGAGGTAATGACTTTGTGGGATACAATGAATGAGTAA
- a CDS encoding DinB family protein yields the protein MTTTAIATQQFISSTQLLEHWQGHRNLTRRVIDAFPEKELFEFSIGGMRPFAKLAVELISIAGPGLKGIVDHQEEKFSEEAFQPKTKEEILAKWDSETEVINLYFNQISEERFQEMFNLFGQYEFPVYQNILYFIDNEVHHRGQGYTYLRALGIDPPFFWERF from the coding sequence ATGACAACTACAGCAATCGCAACACAACAGTTCATCTCTTCAACGCAATTATTAGAACATTGGCAAGGTCACAGAAACCTTACAAGAAGAGTAATCGATGCATTTCCTGAAAAAGAATTATTTGAATTTTCAATTGGCGGAATGAGACCTTTCGCAAAGCTGGCAGTAGAATTAATCAGCATTGCAGGTCCTGGTTTGAAAGGAATTGTAGATCACCAGGAAGAAAAATTTTCTGAAGAAGCATTTCAGCCGAAAACAAAAGAAGAGATTCTTGCAAAATGGGATTCTGAAACAGAAGTAATTAATCTATATTTCAATCAAATCTCTGAAGAAAGATTTCAGGAAATGTTTAATTTATTTGGTCAATACGAGTTTCCGGTTTATCAGAATATTCTTTATTTTATTGACAATGAAGTACATCACCGTGGTCAAGGGTATACTTATTTAAGAGCTTTGGGTATTGATCCGCCATTCTTTTGGGAAAGATTCTAA